A window from Peromyscus eremicus chromosome 5, PerEre_H2_v1, whole genome shotgun sequence encodes these proteins:
- the Prdx2 gene encoding peroxiredoxin-2 has translation MASGNAHIGKPAPDFTATAVVDGAFKEVKLSDYRGKYVVLFFYPLDFTFVCPTEIIAFSNHAEDFRKLGCEVLGVSVDSQFTHLAWINTPRKEGGLGPLNIPLLADVTRSLSQSYGVLKTDEGIAYRGLFIIDAKGVLRQITVNDLPVGRSVDEALRLVQAFQYTDEHGEVCPAGWKPGSDTIKPNVDDSKEYFSKHN, from the exons ATGGCCTCTGGCAACGCGCACATCGGAAAGCCGGCTCCTGACTTCACGGCCACCGCGGTGGTGGACGGCGCCTTCAAGGAAGTCAAGCTTTCCGACTACAGAG GGAAGTACGTGGTCCTCTTTTTCTACCCGCTGGACTTCACTTTCGTGTGCCCCACGGAGATCATCGCTTTTAGCAACCATGCTGAGGACTTCCGAAAGCTGGGCTGTGAGGTGCTCGGAGTGTCTGTGGACTCTCAGTTCACCCACCTGGCGTG GATCAACACCCCACGGAAGGAGGGAGGCTTGGGCCCCCTGAACATTCCCCTGCTTGCTGATGTGACTAGAAGCTTGTCCCAGAGTTATGGCGTGTTGAAAACTGATGAGGGCATTGCCTACAG GGGCCTCTTTATCATCGATGCCAAGGGTGTCCTTCGTCAGATCACAGTCAATGACCTACCGGTGGGACGCTCTGTGGATGAGGCTCTCCGCCTAGTCCAGGCCTTTCAGTATACAGATGAGCATGGGGAAG TCTGTCCTGCTGGCTGGAAGCCCGGCAGTGACACCATCAAGCCCAATGTGGATGACAGCAAGGAATACTTCTCCAAACACAACTGA
- the Thsd8 gene encoding thrombospondin type-1 domain-containing protein 8 codes for MARSRLALLLPPLLLLGLVSPTQISPEYQYFGQEGKGDTWELLRQQREKVVEDSVLGPWGKWRCFCDLGKQERSRQVLGTAPVPVFMDRENLIQLRPCRQQDCSSCKPMDCDWQA; via the exons ATGGCCCGGAGCCGGCTGGCTCTGTTGCTGCCTCCTCTACTGCTCCTGGGTCTGGTGTCCCCTACTCAGATCAGCCCGGAGTACCAGTATTTTGGCCAGGAGGGCAAAGGCGACACCTGGGAGCTGCTGAGGCAGCAGCGAGAAAAGG TAGTGGAAGACTCAGTCCTAGGCCCGTGGGGAAAGTGGCGTTGTTTCTGCGATCTGGGCAAACAGGAACGCAGCCGTCAGGTGCTGGGCACAGCACCGGTCCCTGTGTTCATGGACCGGGAGAACCTGATACAGCTGAGGCCCTGCAGGCAACAGGACTGTTCATCTTGCAAACCGATGGACTGCGACTGGCAGGCCTGA